In Thalassococcus arenae, a single window of DNA contains:
- a CDS encoding carboxymuconolactone decarboxylase family protein, which yields MSSDGANPSAASAPPLSDADWPRDLADMRNGFAGGLNVYRTMAHHPALLRAWSGLREHIVNQSALGREFLEVVILRTGTRLGSDYEWAQHILRARACGLSDARITSIGGPLGAMQEADATLCRAVDELFATARLSPGTLAAVSKDHGREAVFDLMATVGFYSTLGYILNSFDTPLDTDVEAALTEKPLAP from the coding sequence ATGTCGAGTGACGGCGCCAACCCGTCTGCCGCGTCCGCGCCGCCGCTGAGCGATGCCGATTGGCCAAGGGATCTGGCCGACATGCGGAACGGGTTCGCCGGCGGATTGAACGTCTACCGGACCATGGCCCATCATCCCGCGCTGCTGCGCGCCTGGAGCGGTCTGCGCGAACACATCGTCAACCAGTCGGCACTGGGTCGCGAATTCCTCGAAGTCGTCATCCTGCGGACCGGCACGAGGCTCGGCTCGGACTACGAGTGGGCCCAGCATATCCTGCGTGCGCGGGCGTGCGGGCTGAGCGATGCGCGGATCACGTCGATCGGCGGTCCGTTGGGCGCCATGCAGGAAGCCGATGCGACCCTGTGCCGGGCCGTCGACGAGTTGTTCGCGACCGCACGACTGAGCCCCGGCACGCTGGCCGCGGTGTCGAAAGACCACGGCCGCGAGGCGGTGTTCGACCTGATGGCCACGGTCGGTTTCTATTCCACGCTGGGTTACATCCTGAACAGCTTCGATACGCCGCTCGACACCGATGTCGAAGCGGCCTTGACGGAAAAGCCGCTGGCACCCTGA
- a CDS encoding TRAP transporter permease, with protein MTDDKQFQAAAVENEAAGKGGLSQAELDELVASSDTGGRNPAGPIGTFLVVVALLWSLFQLWIASPLPFIIGWGVFNDTEARSIHLAFALFLAFAAYPAARTTAQLGLAVAVPALLTFLFMYGAKAGVPVWWIPIPGALLIAAIFLGSPKDRIPFWEWGLAIIGAVAALYLYVFYDAIATRVGAPILQDYVVAVIGLLILLEATRRALGPALMIVATVFLAYTFLGPLMPSIIAHKGNNLSEVVNHQWITTEGVFGIALGVSTSFVFLFVLFGSLLDKAGAGNYFIQVAFSLMGHMRGGPAKAAVVSSAMTGLISGSSIANVVTTGTFTIPLMKRVGFSSEKAGAVEVASSVNGQIMPPVMGAAAFLMVEYVGIPYFDVVKHAFVPAVISYIALVYIVHLEAMKANMQGLPRAYEPKPIVQRLIGIAFTIAVICALSFAVYYGMGWIRPVFGSAAAYIVFALLVVVYIALLRVAAKEPPLKLEDPNAPVTKLPLPGPTIRSGLHFLLPVVVLVWALMVDRLSPGLSAFWAASFMVFILLTQRPLMAILRGEGDTATAVRQGFSDLIEGLVAGARNMIGIGIATATAGIIVGAVSQTGVGSALADVVEVLSGGNIMAILVLTAILSLILGMGLPTTANYIVVSALLAPVIVTLGQQNGLIVPLIAVHLFVFYFGIMADVTPPVGLASFAAAAVSGGDPIRTGVVAFFYSLRTAALPFLFIFNTDLLLINVGWGQGIFVFITATVAMLLFAAATQGWFLTRNRIYETIALLLVAFTFFRPGFWMDMVAPPFVDVPPAAIEQAAMDTAVGENLRLQVSGLNAVGDPVTFTALLPVGEGETGQDRLFASGLEYVINGDEVIVDNVAFGSPAAEAGFDWDQTVERVRVPADQPSKYWMFIPGLLLLGLVVMLQRGRARPAPATA; from the coding sequence ATGACCGACGACAAGCAATTCCAAGCCGCAGCGGTTGAAAACGAAGCCGCTGGCAAGGGCGGGCTCAGCCAGGCAGAACTGGACGAACTGGTCGCCTCTTCCGACACCGGCGGACGCAATCCCGCCGGACCCATCGGCACCTTTCTGGTCGTCGTTGCGCTGCTGTGGTCGCTGTTCCAGCTCTGGATCGCATCGCCGCTGCCCTTCATCATCGGCTGGGGCGTGTTCAACGACACCGAAGCGCGGTCGATCCACCTGGCCTTTGCCCTGTTCCTGGCCTTTGCCGCCTATCCCGCGGCCCGCACGACCGCCCAGCTGGGCCTGGCCGTCGCCGTGCCGGCACTGCTGACCTTCCTGTTCATGTATGGCGCCAAGGCCGGCGTGCCGGTCTGGTGGATCCCGATCCCCGGCGCGCTTCTGATCGCCGCGATCTTCTTGGGCTCGCCCAAGGATCGCATTCCGTTCTGGGAATGGGGCCTCGCCATCATCGGCGCTGTCGCGGCGCTGTATCTCTACGTCTTCTACGACGCCATTGCCACGCGGGTCGGTGCGCCGATCCTGCAGGACTACGTGGTCGCCGTGATCGGCCTCCTGATCCTGCTCGAGGCCACGCGCCGTGCGCTCGGCCCCGCGCTGATGATCGTGGCGACGGTTTTCCTGGCCTACACCTTCCTCGGCCCGCTGATGCCGTCGATCATCGCCCACAAGGGCAATAACCTGTCCGAAGTGGTGAACCACCAGTGGATCACCACCGAAGGCGTGTTCGGCATCGCGCTTGGCGTGTCGACCTCGTTCGTCTTCCTCTTCGTGCTGTTCGGGTCGCTGCTGGACAAGGCCGGCGCGGGCAATTATTTCATCCAGGTGGCGTTTTCGCTGATGGGCCACATGCGCGGCGGACCGGCCAAGGCCGCCGTCGTCAGCTCGGCCATGACCGGCCTGATCTCGGGTTCGTCCATCGCCAACGTGGTGACCACCGGCACCTTCACCATCCCGCTGATGAAGCGCGTGGGCTTTTCGTCTGAAAAGGCCGGTGCGGTCGAGGTGGCCAGTTCGGTCAACGGCCAGATCATGCCGCCCGTGATGGGCGCCGCGGCCTTCCTGATGGTCGAATATGTGGGCATTCCCTATTTCGACGTGGTCAAGCACGCCTTCGTCCCCGCCGTCATCTCGTATATCGCGCTGGTCTACATCGTCCATCTCGAGGCGATGAAGGCCAATATGCAGGGGCTGCCCCGGGCCTACGAACCCAAGCCCATCGTGCAGCGGCTGATCGGCATCGCCTTCACCATCGCGGTGATCTGCGCGCTGAGCTTCGCGGTCTATTACGGCATGGGCTGGATCCGGCCGGTCTTTGGATCGGCTGCGGCATACATCGTCTTTGCGCTGCTGGTCGTGGTCTATATCGCGCTGCTGCGCGTCGCGGCGAAAGAACCGCCGCTCAAGCTGGAAGATCCCAATGCGCCGGTCACGAAACTGCCGCTGCCGGGGCCGACGATCCGGTCGGGCCTGCATTTCCTGCTGCCCGTCGTGGTTCTGGTCTGGGCGCTGATGGTCGACCGGCTGTCGCCGGGTCTGTCGGCGTTCTGGGCGGCATCCTTCATGGTGTTCATCCTGCTGACGCAGCGGCCGCTGATGGCGATCCTGCGCGGCGAAGGCGATACCGCCACCGCGGTACGCCAGGGCTTTTCCGACCTGATCGAGGGTCTGGTCGCCGGTGCCCGCAACATGATCGGCATCGGCATCGCCACCGCAACCGCCGGCATCATCGTCGGCGCGGTCAGCCAGACCGGCGTCGGCTCGGCGCTGGCGGATGTCGTCGAGGTGCTGTCGGGCGGCAACATCATGGCCATCCTCGTGCTGACGGCGATCCTGTCGCTGATCCTGGGCATGGGCCTGCCGACCACGGCCAACTACATCGTCGTCTCGGCGCTGCTGGCGCCGGTCATCGTGACGCTGGGCCAGCAGAACGGGCTGATCGTACCGCTGATCGCGGTGCACCTCTTCGTGTTCTACTTCGGCATCATGGCCGACGTGACACCGCCGGTGGGCCTTGCGTCCTTCGCGGCGGCCGCGGTATCGGGCGGTGACCCGATCCGCACCGGGGTTGTGGCGTTCTTCTATTCGTTGCGCACCGCGGCGCTGCCGTTCCTGTTCATCTTCAACACCGATCTGTTGCTGATAAACGTGGGCTGGGGGCAGGGGATATTCGTCTTCATAACGGCGACCGTCGCGATGCTTTTGTTCGCGGCGGCGACGCAGGGCTGGTTCCTGACCCGCAACCGCATCTACGAGACCATTGCACTGCTGCTGGTGGCCTTCACCTTCTTCCGCCCGGGCTTCTGGATGGACATGGTCGCGCCGCCCTTCGTCGACGTGCCGCCCGCCGCGATCGAACAGGCGGCCATGGACACGGCGGTGGGCGAGAACCTGCGCCTGCAGGTCAGCGGCCTGAACGCCGTGGGCGATCCGGTCACGTTCACCGCGCTGCTGCCGGTGGGTGAAGGCGAGACCGGCCAGGACCGTCTGTTCGCGTCGGGGCTGGAATACGTCATCAACGGCGACGAGGTGATCGTCGACAACGTCGCCTTCGGCAGTCCGGCGGCCGAAGCCGGCTTTGATTGGGACCAGACGGTCGAGCGCGTGCGCGTGCCGGCCGACCAGCCATCGAAATACTGGATGTTCATCCCCGGCCTGCTGCTGCTGGGCCTGGTGGTGATGCTCCAGCGCGGGCGCGCACGCCCCGCGCCGGCAACCGCATGA
- a CDS encoding aspartate aminotransferase family protein: MSHIFGRHCHANPPVAVGGEGCYLIDAAGKRYLDGSGGAAVSCLGHGDPAVTEAIKAQLDKLAFAHTGFFTSEPAEALADLLIEHAPGDLDRVFLLSGGSEAAEAAIKLARQYWVERGEPKRSRLIARKQSYHGNTIGALSAGGNEWRRQQFGPLLLDVSHIDPCYEYRLRRDDESLEEYGLRAAQALEDEILRVGPDTVMAFMAEPVVGATAGALAPAPGYFKRIREICDRYGVLLILDEVMCGMGRTGSLFACEQDGVAPDILCIAKGLGAGYQPIGAMLCTAEIYDAIAAGSGFFQHGHTYIGHPTAAAGGLAVVNAIIQRGLIDRVQTQGEALRLRLEHRFGQHPHVGDIRGRGLFRGIELVEDRATKAPFDPKRGVAAKIKKAAFAEGLICYPMSGTIDGRQGDHILLAPPFIIEDHQIDELTDKLERAIAAVI; encoded by the coding sequence ATGTCTCATATCTTTGGCCGCCATTGCCATGCCAACCCGCCCGTCGCCGTTGGCGGCGAAGGCTGTTACCTGATCGACGCCGCGGGCAAACGCTATCTCGACGGGTCGGGCGGCGCGGCGGTCAGTTGTCTGGGCCATGGTGATCCCGCAGTGACCGAGGCGATCAAGGCGCAGCTGGACAAGCTGGCTTTTGCGCATACCGGATTCTTCACCTCGGAACCCGCCGAGGCGCTGGCCGACCTGCTGATCGAACACGCGCCCGGCGATCTGGACCGGGTCTTTCTGCTGTCCGGCGGTTCCGAGGCGGCCGAAGCCGCGATCAAGCTGGCCCGGCAATACTGGGTGGAAAGGGGCGAGCCGAAGCGCAGCCGCCTGATCGCCCGCAAGCAAAGCTATCACGGCAACACCATCGGCGCGCTGTCGGCGGGCGGCAATGAATGGCGGCGCCAACAATTCGGGCCCTTGCTGCTGGATGTCAGCCATATCGACCCCTGCTACGAATACCGCCTGCGCCGTGACGACGAGAGCCTTGAGGAATACGGGCTGCGCGCCGCCCAGGCGTTGGAGGATGAGATCCTGCGCGTCGGCCCTGACACGGTCATGGCCTTCATGGCCGAACCGGTCGTCGGCGCAACAGCAGGCGCACTGGCACCCGCGCCGGGCTATTTCAAGCGCATCCGCGAAATCTGCGATCGCTACGGCGTGCTGCTGATCCTGGACGAGGTGATGTGCGGCATGGGCCGGACCGGGTCGCTGTTCGCCTGCGAACAGGACGGTGTGGCGCCGGATATCCTGTGCATCGCCAAGGGCCTGGGCGCCGGATATCAACCCATCGGCGCTATGCTCTGCACCGCCGAAATCTATGACGCCATCGCCGCGGGCTCGGGCTTTTTCCAGCACGGCCACACCTATATCGGTCATCCCACGGCGGCGGCCGGCGGCCTTGCCGTGGTCAATGCCATCATTCAGCGCGGTCTGATCGACCGGGTCCAGACCCAGGGCGAGGCGCTGCGCCTGCGGCTGGAACACCGGTTCGGCCAGCACCCCCATGTCGGCGATATCCGGGGGCGCGGGTTGTTCCGCGGCATCGAGCTGGTCGAGGACCGGGCCACCAAGGCGCCCTTCGACCCCAAGCGCGGCGTCGCCGCCAAGATCAAGAAGGCGGCCTTTGCCGAGGGGCTGATCTGCTACCCGATGTCGGGTACCATCGACGGACGCCAGGGCGACCACATTCTGCTGGCCCCGCCCTTCATCATCGAAGACCACCAGATCGACGAGTTGACGGACAAGCTCGAACGGGCCATCGCCGCCGTGATCTGA
- a CDS encoding FMN-binding glutamate synthase family protein: MRFAVFVGSAVLALVCLIGLIWSVWFLPFVLIFGGLAALGIYDVLQTSHAILRNYPVIGHMRFLFEGIRPEIRQYLIESDRDEEPFSRDKRSIVYQRAKGVEDKRPFGTRERVYDSGYEWITHSAAPKHIASHDFRIRIGGPDCEKPYDASIYNISAMSFGALSANAILALNSGARKGGFAHDTGEGGISRYHRQGGGDLIYEIGSGYFGCRTAEGRFDVDKFREQAADPQVKLIELKLSQGAKPGHGGVLPASKISPEIAEARGVPMGQDCVSPAAHPEFSTPLELVQFIKTLRDNADGKPVGFKLCIGHRREFMCIVKAMLETDIVPDFIVIDGKEGGTGAAPLEFANHMGMPLVEGLVFAHNTLRGAGLRDRLKLGASGKLVTSFDIAKALALGADWANSARGFMFAVGCIQAQACHTNHCPVGVATQDPLRQRALNVTEKSERVYRFHKNTLKALAEMTGAAGLSHPGDFRPHHLLMRERDRDMVTGEDIYPYLPNGFLLRDESDQFGYLARWNRARAAHFEPFDVE, encoded by the coding sequence ATGCGTTTCGCGGTTTTTGTCGGTTCGGCCGTTCTGGCCCTGGTCTGTCTCATCGGCCTGATCTGGTCGGTCTGGTTCCTGCCATTCGTGCTGATTTTCGGCGGCCTTGCCGCTTTGGGCATCTATGACGTGCTGCAGACCAGCCACGCGATCCTGCGCAATTACCCGGTCATCGGGCATATGCGCTTTCTGTTCGAAGGCATCCGCCCGGAAATCCGCCAATACCTGATCGAAAGCGACCGCGACGAGGAACCGTTTTCCCGCGACAAGCGGTCGATCGTCTACCAACGCGCCAAGGGGGTCGAAGACAAGCGGCCCTTCGGCACGCGCGAACGGGTCTACGATTCCGGCTATGAATGGATCACCCATTCCGCCGCGCCCAAGCATATCGCGTCGCATGACTTCCGTATCCGCATCGGCGGCCCCGATTGCGAAAAGCCCTATGACGCGTCGATCTACAACATCTCGGCCATGTCCTTTGGCGCGCTGTCGGCCAACGCCATTCTGGCGCTGAACAGCGGCGCGCGCAAAGGCGGGTTCGCCCATGACACCGGCGAAGGCGGCATCAGCCGTTACCACCGCCAAGGCGGCGGCGATCTGATCTACGAGATCGGTTCGGGCTATTTCGGGTGCCGCACTGCCGAAGGGCGTTTCGATGTCGACAAGTTTCGTGAACAGGCCGCCGATCCCCAGGTCAAGCTGATCGAGCTGAAGCTGAGCCAAGGCGCCAAGCCGGGTCATGGCGGGGTGCTGCCGGCTTCGAAGATCTCGCCCGAGATCGCCGAGGCGCGCGGCGTGCCGATGGGGCAGGATTGCGTGTCGCCGGCCGCGCATCCCGAGTTTTCCACTCCGCTCGAGCTGGTGCAGTTCATCAAGACGCTGCGCGACAATGCCGACGGCAAGCCCGTCGGTTTCAAGCTGTGCATCGGCCACCGGCGCGAATTCATGTGCATCGTCAAGGCGATGCTGGAAACCGACATCGTTCCCGATTTCATCGTCATAGACGGCAAGGAAGGCGGCACCGGCGCAGCACCGCTGGAATTCGCCAACCACATGGGCATGCCGCTGGTCGAGGGGCTGGTCTTTGCCCACAACACGCTGCGCGGCGCCGGACTGCGGGATCGGCTGAAGCTGGGCGCGTCGGGCAAGCTGGTGACGTCGTTCGACATCGCCAAGGCGCTGGCGCTTGGCGCGGATTGGGCCAATTCGGCGCGCGGCTTCATGTTCGCGGTGGGCTGCATCCAGGCGCAGGCCTGCCATACCAACCATTGCCCGGTCGGCGTGGCAACGCAGGACCCGCTGCGCCAGCGCGCCCTGAATGTCACGGAAAAATCCGAACGGGTGTACCGGTTCCACAAGAACACGCTCAAGGCGCTGGCCGAGATGACGGGCGCCGCGGGGCTGTCCCATCCCGGCGACTTTCGGCCCCATCACCTGCTGATGCGCGAACGCGATCGCGACATGGTCACCGGCGAAGATATCTATCCCTACCTGCCCAACGGCTTCCTGCTGCGCGACGAAAGCGATCAGTTCGGCTATCTGGCACGCTGGAACCGGGCGCGGGCGGCACATTTCGAACCGTTCGATGTCGAGTGA
- a CDS encoding universal stress protein: MFDKILLPIDINHPESWEKAIPAALQCSGEGGEIHLLGIVHDLGVGVVSTFLPADFEKKAMEGLKAALGDLVRKAFPAGSKVQTHVGHGHVPETILRIADQVGADLIVMSSHPPSDLRSMLVGSYADKVVHHAPIPVLTVR; the protein is encoded by the coding sequence ATGTTTGACAAGATCCTGCTTCCCATCGATATCAACCACCCCGAAAGCTGGGAAAAGGCGATCCCCGCAGCGCTGCAATGCTCTGGAGAAGGAGGAGAGATCCATCTTCTGGGTATCGTGCACGACCTGGGCGTCGGGGTTGTGTCCACCTTCCTGCCAGCGGATTTCGAGAAGAAGGCGATGGAAGGGCTGAAGGCCGCCTTGGGCGATCTGGTCCGCAAGGCGTTTCCCGCCGGCAGCAAGGTGCAGACCCATGTCGGCCACGGCCATGTACCGGAAACCATTCTCCGCATCGCCGATCAGGTCGGAGCCGACCTGATCGTCATGTCCTCGCACCCGCCAAGCGACCTGCGCAGCATGCTGGTGGGCTCTTACGCGGACAAGGTGGTGCATCACGCGCCAATCCCCGTCCTGACCGTTCGCTGA
- a CDS encoding cupin domain-containing protein — translation MDIGGRLRAVRESRNMSQRELAARAGLTSGAISLIEQNKSSPSVASLKALLDGIPMTMSEFFAEVEARGAPKYFYATSEFVELSPQDIGLGDRAARLSLRQLGNASEHSLQILHENYPPGTDTGPDMLSHEGEEAGIVVSGIIEVTVADQVRVLNPGEGYLFDSRLPHRFRNIGDTDCVVISACTPPTF, via the coding sequence TTGGATATCGGCGGACGGCTCAGGGCGGTGCGCGAATCGCGCAACATGTCGCAGCGCGAACTGGCTGCGCGGGCGGGGCTGACAAGCGGCGCCATTTCCCTGATCGAACAGAACAAGAGCAGCCCGTCTGTCGCGTCGCTGAAGGCGCTGCTGGACGGCATTCCGATGACCATGTCGGAATTCTTTGCCGAGGTCGAAGCCAGGGGCGCGCCGAAGTACTTTTACGCGACCAGCGAATTCGTCGAACTGTCGCCGCAGGATATCGGCCTTGGCGACCGGGCGGCGCGGCTGTCGTTGCGCCAGCTGGGCAACGCGTCCGAACACAGTTTGCAGATCCTGCACGAAAACTATCCGCCCGGCACCGATACCGGGCCCGACATGCTCAGCCACGAGGGAGAAGAAGCCGGCATCGTCGTGTCGGGTATCATCGAAGTCACCGTCGCCGACCAGGTGCGCGTCCTGAATCCGGGCGAAGGCTATCTGTTCGACAGCCGCCTGCCGCATCGGTTTCGGAACATCGGCGATACGGATTGCGTTGTCATCAGTGCCTGTACGCCGCCAACATTCTGA
- a CDS encoding TAXI family TRAP transporter solute-binding subunit, whose product MKMWKAGAILSAALLAGHTATAQEKFITIGTGGQTGVYFVVGQSICRLVNRGTAEHNLKCTAPSTGGSIANINAIKAGDMDMGVAQSDWQFHAYNGSSQFEGDKFDKLRAVFSVHGEPFTVVARADSGVSTFDDLFGKRVNVGNPGSGQRATMDVVLEAMGKSSDDFALASELKPAEQSAALGDNKVDAIIYTVGHPNGSIQEATSTVDAKLVSVTGEAIDKLVADNPYYAKAVIPGGLYKGNDADVETFGVKATFVTSADVDDEVVYTVVKAVFDNFDRFKGLHPAFANLKEEEMIADGLSAPLHPGAEKYYKERGWIN is encoded by the coding sequence ATGAAAATGTGGAAAGCAGGGGCGATTCTGTCCGCCGCTCTTCTGGCCGGTCATACCGCGACCGCACAGGAAAAATTCATCACCATCGGCACCGGTGGTCAGACCGGCGTCTACTTCGTCGTCGGCCAGTCGATCTGCCGTCTGGTGAACCGCGGCACGGCGGAACACAACCTCAAGTGCACCGCGCCGTCGACCGGCGGATCGATCGCCAACATCAACGCGATCAAGGCCGGCGACATGGACATGGGCGTGGCCCAGTCCGACTGGCAGTTCCACGCCTATAACGGCTCGTCGCAGTTCGAGGGCGACAAGTTCGACAAGCTGCGCGCGGTGTTCTCGGTGCATGGCGAACCCTTCACGGTCGTGGCCCGCGCCGACAGCGGCGTGTCCACCTTCGACGACCTGTTCGGCAAGCGCGTCAACGTCGGCAACCCGGGTTCCGGCCAGCGCGCCACGATGGACGTGGTGCTCGAGGCGATGGGCAAATCGTCGGACGATTTCGCCCTGGCGTCCGAACTCAAGCCGGCGGAACAATCCGCGGCCCTGGGCGACAACAAGGTGGATGCGATCATCTACACCGTCGGCCATCCCAACGGTTCGATCCAGGAAGCGACCTCGACGGTCGATGCCAAGCTGGTCAGCGTCACCGGCGAAGCGATCGACAAGCTTGTCGCCGATAACCCCTATTACGCCAAGGCGGTCATCCCCGGCGGGCTTTACAAGGGTAATGACGCGGATGTGGAAACCTTCGGCGTGAAAGCCACCTTCGTGACCTCGGCCGATGTCGACGACGAAGTGGTCTACACCGTCGTGAAGGCCGTGTTCGACAATTTCGATCGCTTCAAGGGACTGCACCCGGCCTTCGCCAACCTGAAGGAAGAAGAGATGATCGCGGACGGCCTGAGCGCCCCGCTGCATCCCGGCGCCGAGAAGTACTACAAGGAACGCGGCTGGATCAACTGA
- a CDS encoding SDR family NAD(P)-dependent oxidoreductase: MNIDGQVALVTGGASGLGAATARHLASLGAKVAVLDHDGDKAAQVADEIGGFSQRCDITDETAVADAVAAAKARFDQPPRIVVNCAGVGLAARIVGRDGKVSTDIFRKVIAVNLFGTYHLMTYAVQAMMDAAPLETGERGVIINTASAAYEDGQIGQTAYAASKGAIAAMCLPAARELARPGIRVVAIAPGLFHTPMMESLPEETTQEIVKNIPFPHRLGDPAEFAQMVADVARNAYLNGTVIRLDGAVRLPPR, encoded by the coding sequence ATGAATATCGACGGGCAAGTCGCCTTGGTCACCGGAGGCGCCAGCGGCCTGGGAGCGGCCACGGCGCGCCACCTGGCGTCACTGGGTGCCAAAGTTGCGGTTCTCGATCACGACGGTGACAAGGCCGCGCAGGTTGCCGACGAGATCGGCGGGTTTTCTCAACGCTGCGACATCACCGACGAAACCGCGGTGGCCGATGCCGTAGCCGCTGCCAAGGCGCGGTTTGACCAGCCGCCGCGCATCGTGGTGAATTGCGCCGGCGTGGGTCTGGCTGCGCGGATCGTCGGCCGCGATGGCAAGGTGTCGACGGACATCTTTCGCAAGGTGATCGCGGTCAACCTGTTCGGCACCTATCACCTGATGACCTATGCCGTGCAGGCGATGATGGACGCCGCCCCGCTGGAAACCGGCGAACGCGGAGTGATCATCAACACCGCCTCGGCCGCCTACGAAGACGGCCAGATCGGCCAGACCGCCTATGCCGCGTCCAAGGGGGCCATCGCGGCTATGTGCCTGCCAGCGGCGCGCGAGCTGGCGCGGCCCGGCATCCGCGTCGTGGCCATCGCTCCGGGTCTGTTCCACACCCCGATGATGGAAAGCCTGCCCGAGGAGACGACGCAGGAAATCGTCAAGAACATCCCCTTTCCGCACCGGCTGGGCGATCCCGCGGAATTCGCGCAGATGGTCGCGGATGTGGCCCGGAACGCCTATCTCAACGGCACGGTGATCCGGCTGGACGGCGCGGTCCGGCTGCCTCCGCGTTGA
- the gabT gene encoding 4-aminobutyrate--2-oxoglutarate transaminase encodes MSKKSSTTRTARKKATEQPEAKQPAPKTTESAAAALRAVAADAKSNAALLARREAAVPRGVASAAPVFAAHAENAELWDVEGNRFIDFAGGIAVLNTGHRHPAVVAAAKAQEDHYTHTSFQVVPYEPYVALAEKLNALAPGDFAKKTLLVTTGAEAVENAIKIARAHTKRPGVIAFTGGYHGRTLMTLGLTGKVTPYKKDVGPFPADIFRAPFPDARQGVTVDDALKALETLFLTDADPSRVAAIILEPVLGEGGYHPVPNEMWQALRAICDKHGILLISDEIQAGFARTGKWFAIEHSGVVPDLISCAKSMAGGYPVAGVIGRADVMDALAPGGLGGTYGGNPVACAAALAAIEAIETEGLLARSTALGETFRTRFAEIGARTAPYRMWDIRGLGAMLAVEFVTDFDTATPDAALTKSVIAHALKRGLILLACGMHGNALRIMVPLTASDAIIEEGLAIFEAALADAIAAEAKLAAE; translated from the coding sequence ATGTCCAAGAAATCCAGCACGACCCGCACTGCGCGCAAGAAAGCGACCGAACAACCCGAGGCCAAACAGCCCGCGCCGAAAACGACTGAATCGGCAGCCGCCGCGCTGCGCGCCGTGGCCGCCGACGCCAAGTCCAACGCCGCCCTTCTGGCGCGCCGCGAAGCTGCCGTGCCGCGCGGCGTGGCCTCGGCCGCGCCGGTCTTCGCCGCGCATGCCGAAAACGCCGAACTGTGGGATGTCGAGGGCAATCGTTTCATCGACTTCGCCGGTGGCATCGCCGTTCTGAACACCGGTCACCGCCATCCCGCCGTGGTCGCCGCCGCCAAGGCGCAGGAAGATCACTATACCCATACCTCGTTCCAGGTCGTGCCGTATGAACCCTATGTCGCGCTGGCCGAAAAGCTGAACGCCCTTGCACCGGGCGATTTCGCCAAGAAGACGTTGCTGGTCACCACCGGCGCCGAGGCGGTGGAAAACGCCATCAAGATCGCCCGCGCCCATACCAAGCGCCCCGGTGTGATCGCCTTTACCGGCGGCTACCACGGCCGCACTCTGATGACGCTGGGCCTGACCGGCAAGGTCACGCCCTACAAGAAGGATGTGGGCCCCTTCCCCGCCGACATCTTCCGCGCGCCCTTCCCCGATGCGCGCCAGGGTGTGACGGTGGACGATGCGCTGAAGGCGTTGGAAACGCTGTTTCTGACCGATGCCGATCCGTCGCGCGTCGCCGCCATCATCCTCGAGCCCGTGCTGGGCGAAGGCGGCTATCATCCGGTGCCCAACGAGATGTGGCAGGCGCTGCGGGCGATCTGCGACAAACACGGCATCCTGCTGATCTCGGACGAGATCCAGGCCGGGTTCGCGCGCACCGGCAAATGGTTCGCCATCGAGCATTCCGGCGTCGTGCCCGACCTGATCAGCTGCGCCAAGTCGATGGCCGGCGGCTATCCGGTGGCCGGTGTGATCGGCCGCGCCGATGTGATGGACGCGTTGGCACCGGGCGGGCTGGGCGGCACCTATGGCGGCAACCCGGTGGCCTGCGCGGCCGCACTGGCGGCCATCGAGGCGATCGAGACCGAAGGGCTGCTGGCCCGCTCGACCGCCCTGGGCGAAACCTTCCGCACCCGGTTTGCCGAGATCGGCGCCCGTACGGCGCCCTACCGGATGTGGGACATCCGCGGCCTGGGCGCGATGCTGGCGGTCGAGTTCGTCACCGATTTCGACACCGCGACGCCGGATGCGGCGCTGACCAAGTCGGTCATCGCCCACGCCCTCAAGCGCGGGCTGATCCTGCTGGCCTGCGGCATGCACGGCAACGCGTTGCGCATCATGGTGCCGCTGACCGCGTCCGACGCGATCATCGAGGAGGGCCTCGCGATCTTCGAAGCCGCGCTGGCCGACGCGATCGCCGCCGAGGCCAAGCTGGCCGCGGAATAA